The genomic DNA ATCTTGCAGATAAAATGGACGGATATGCAGGAGCGATGAGCTTCAAGGACGGACATCTTGACGGTTTAACAGATCTTAAAAATGATAAAGAAAACCAACAGGTAAAGTTTACAGTAGTAGACGGAAAATTTGACGGGGAACTTATCATGAAAGATGCTAAACAAAGAACTGACATTGTACTTGATATTAAAAACGGAGCTATTGTAAAATATTTGGCAGATGTTCAGGGAGCATACAAGTATGACCTTAGTTTTGTGGATAATCTTGCAAACGGAACAATGGAAGCTCAAGGACAGAAATTCGAATTTAAAGACGGTATAGCAAAAGGACCGCAAGGACAGGAATTAAAATTAACTCTGGATCCTGAATCAGGAGATCTGACAATGGAAGCGATGGTTAACGGAAAAGTTGCTGGAAAACAGACAATACCTAATGTTTTAACACCGCAGTATCTGGAAACATTTATATTCAGAGCAGTTACTATGACAAACAGATAATAAACAATCTGAAAATAGAATAACAGTATACAGACAATAACAGTCAGTATACTGTTTTTTTGTTAAAATAAGTTTGACAGAGCAAGAAAATACATGCTAGTATGATTATGTATATTATATAAAATTTGAATGGAGGAAATATGAAAAAATTTTTATTAGCAGTTATTTTTGTCTTTGGTTTTGCAGTTTCTTTTAGTATTGATATTACACTTCCGAATAAAGATGTAAAGATAGTAAAGGAAGTATTATTATACAAAGGAAGTCCGTTTACAGGTAATATTATAATGAATACGGAGGATCAGAAGGACGGATATATCGGCGGAATAAGTCTGAAAAACGGACATTTGGATGGTTTGAGCGAGCTTAAAAATGACAGACAGGGTCAGCATATGAGATTTACAGTAGTCGGAGGAAAATTTGACGGAGAGCTTATAATGAATGATCCCAGTCAGAATACCTATATTATGCTCGATATTAATAAAGGCGCTATTGTAAAATATCTTGCAGACATTCAGGGAGTATATAAGTATGACCTTAATTTCGTAAATAATCTTGCGAATGGTTCAATGGAAGCACAGGGTCAGATATTTACATTTAAAAATGGGATAGCAAAGGGTCCGCAGGGTCAGGAATTGAAGCTGACACTGAATCCGGCTACCGGAGACTTGGAAATGGAAGCGTTTGTTAACGGGAAAGCAGCCGGAAAACAGACAATACCTAATGTTTTGACACCACAGTATTTAGAATCGTTTTTATTTCAGTCAATTACAGATACAAACAATTAAATAAATAAAAAAATCCATATAAAAAACGGAAGGAGGACAATATGATAAAAAGAATGCCTACAAACTGCGGAGATAAGACTTGTCCGTCATGTGTAATAGCAGGAGATTTTATTTTTCTGGCTCATCATGCGGGGGGAAATAATGAAAAAGGCGTAGAGGAACAGATGAAATCGTGTCTGGAAAGTATGAAAAAAACTCTTGAATCTGCCGGTGCAAAAATGAATGACATGGTTCAGATAAATCTGCATCTGAGATTTATAGAGGACTTTGACAAAGCAAGAAAAGTATTTAATGAATATTTTGATGAGGAAAATTTTCCTGCAAGAATGACAACAACTACAGATTTCATGGATAAAGGCTGTCTGTGTATGTTAGATGGGACAGCTTACAAGCCGGGAGCCGGAAAATAAATGAAAAAATTAAATATAAAACAGGAGGTTAATGATAATGGCAAAACTTATAGTAAAAAGAGAGAAGAGCTTTCTTAGCTCTGCAAGAAAATTTAAAGTAATTCTGGATGGAGAGATTATAGGCTATGTTGGTAACGGAGAGGAAGCAGGATTTGATGCAGCGGAAGGGGAACATATAATCCAGGTCGGAATAAGCATGATAAACGGAATCAGTAGAAAATTAAAAATAAATATTACTCAGGATGAAGCATTGATGGTAGTAAAGCCAAATCCGGTTATGTGGGTAATTTTAATTCTTGCGGTGATCGTGGGAGCAAATCTCGGAATAGGTCTTTCAAGAGGATATTTTTCTCTTCCGCTTCTTATAGTTTTGATCATTTTGATGGGAGTAAGTACGGTTTTTGCAGTTGGTTTGAAGCAGGTAAAATGATAATAAAAGAAAAAAACAGAACACACTTCAAATTACAGCTGTTCTGTTTTTTTATTGTAAAAATTTTCTACTCTGAAGATTCTGAAAAAACAAGAATAAATCCGTCAGGGTCTTTTATGGCAAATTCATCGGCGCCATAAAAAGTCTTGTGCATTTCATGTGAAACATCCATATGAGAACAAATTTTATTATAGAATTCCTGAATATCAGAAATTTTTATATAAAAAGTAAGAGCTCCTCCTGAATTTTGTGAATTTAACTCAGGATATTCCTGCTTTATACTTTCTTCTTTTTGAAACATTACAAAAAAACCGTCTTTTTCTACCATTCCCCAATCAGGCTCCCCGCTCTCAGGTACAGTCTGTACAAGGGAAAAACCAAGAATATTACAGTAGAATTCAATACTTTTGTTTACGTTTTTTACCATTAAATTTGGTGAAAATGATGCTATTTTCATATATTTACCTCCCGAAAAAACTTATATATTACAAATCATATCATAATAAAAATAAAAATAATTGTAAAAAAGCGAACTATTTCCAGTTTTTTGGAGAAGAACCCGTATACCTTATAAAATCTTTTATCATATGGGAGGAATCATAATAACCGTTATTTACAGCAATTTCTGTAAGGCTTTTATCCGAGCTGAGGATTTCTTTTTTAGTTTTTATAAATCTTTCTATATTAATAAATTCTTTCATATTAATGCCAATCTCTTTTTTAAACTTTATTTCCAGATACCTTTGTGAAATACCTATAATTTTGTGTAATTCATTAACAGAAGGATTTTCGGAATTATAAATATTTTGAAGAGCAGAAGATACATCCAGATCAATATCATTACTGCGGGAATTTAGGTGTTCAATAAAAATTTTTTCAAAAAATCCAATAATATCCTTATATTCTGCCAGTAAAAAAATATTTCTGAATTTTTGATGACAGGAATCAGAAATAACTGAATTCAGATCAATAATATCATTCTTTATATTATGAAATCCAAAGTTCAAAAAACGGTTAAGACCAAGGGGCTTGAACCGTACACCAAAAAGTCTGCTGTCCTTTTCCATAGAATGACTCTTAAAGCTCGTCATCATGCCTGTAATTATAATGTCGTTATTATTGACTATACTTTTGGAATTACTTTTTGAGTGAAAGCAATTACCAAAATTAAAAATAATATCCATTGAGCAATCAGGAAGAACCTGAGATTCGCCGTATATGGAAGAGTTGTCCAAAAACCAGTAAGAATCAATTATATGTCCTAAATTTTTTCCTGGGAGAAATTCTTTATAATTCATATTTTTTCCTTCTTTTCAAATATTAACTAAAACTAAACAGAATATGGTACTAGACTGTCCATATGCTTGAACTTAATATAACAGGCAGCTTTTCGTACCAGCCTCTCTTTTCACCGGATTTTTCCAGAATAAGAAAAGGAACTATTGTATTCGAATAATCTTTGAAATAATCTTTCGGGGCGGCATTTATAAGACTTCCTGCCCAAATATAAGAGTCACTTGTTCCGGCTA from Sebaldella termitidis ATCC 33386 includes the following:
- a CDS encoding RidA family protein, whose translation is MIKRMPTNCGDKTCPSCVIAGDFIFLAHHAGGNNEKGVEEQMKSCLESMKKTLESAGAKMNDMVQINLHLRFIEDFDKARKVFNEYFDEENFPARMTTTTDFMDKGCLCMLDGTAYKPGAGK
- a CDS encoding VOC family protein, translated to MKIASFSPNLMVKNVNKSIEFYCNILGFSLVQTVPESGEPDWGMVEKDGFFVMFQKEESIKQEYPELNSQNSGGALTFYIKISDIQEFYNKICSHMDVSHEMHKTFYGADEFAIKDPDGFILVFSESSE
- a CDS encoding helix-turn-helix transcriptional regulator, coding for MNYKEFLPGKNLGHIIDSYWFLDNSSIYGESQVLPDCSMDIIFNFGNCFHSKSNSKSIVNNNDIIITGMMTSFKSHSMEKDSRLFGVRFKPLGLNRFLNFGFHNIKNDIIDLNSVISDSCHQKFRNIFLLAEYKDIIGFFEKIFIEHLNSRSNDIDLDVSSALQNIYNSENPSVNELHKIIGISQRYLEIKFKKEIGINMKEFINIERFIKTKKEILSSDKSLTEIAVNNGYYDSSHMIKDFIRYTGSSPKNWK